CGCCGGACAGATTCTCCTCGGGGTGATCGCCGCCGTCGGCATCTACGGCACCGGCTGGCTGTTCGCCACCTTCCGCCCGGCCGACGGCTACATCGAGGCGCTCGGCTGGGGGCGGGTCGCCGTCCTGACGCTGATCGCGCTCGTGAACCTCACTTACGCGGTCGTCATCGCGAACCAACTTCTGCTCGGGATCATCGCTGTCTGGGTGATCGCACTCCTCGGGTTCGTCGTGGCGCCCGGCGGGCCGCTCACCGAAGCACGGGAGTTCTACGACCGACTTCGACGCGTCGACCGCTACATCCGCGAACAGGAGGGCGAACTCACCGACGGCGGCTGGAACGACGACGCCGACGCCGACACGGACGACGCCGACGAGTGGGGCACGACCGACGACACCGACGAAGAAGTCGGCTGGGAGCGAGAACGCGACGACTGACCGCCGCCGAACTCAGCCGATGAGGTCGCGGGCGAACACCCGCCCCGACTCCGACTCGCCGCCGAGTTCGCTCGCCTCGGCGACGAACACTGCACCATCGCCGACCACCGGGTCCGTGACTTGCTCGACACCGGGGTCGAACGTCCACCGCGTCTCGCCGGACGCGGCGTCGAGACCGAACAGGCGGGCCGACTGCCCGTCGGCAGTGACGACCACGCCCTCGGCGACGGCCGCCGGTCGCGTGTACTCGCCACCCGGCGTGGCACGCCAGTCGACCGAGCCGTCCTCGGGTGACAGCGAGACGACCGCCGACTCGCCGAAGCCGAGCAGTCGGTCCCCGGCGAGGAGCGCGAGCAGGAGCGACTCGTCGGTCGTCCAGCGCACTGTCCCGTCGGAGCCGGCGTGACGCACCTCGCGCCCGCCGAGAAAGACGCCAGCCTCCGCACCCGAGTCGTCGACCAGCACCGAGTTGACCGGGCCGTCGAGTCGCCAGCGTTCGGTCCCCGAATCGAGGGCGACGGCCCGGAGTGGGCCGCCGTTGTGCCCGACGTAGACCGTCTCACCAGCGACGCGGGGTGAGAGAAGTCCGGCGTCTTCGACCGACACCGACCAACGTTCGGTCCCGTCGGCGGTGGCGAGTCCACGGAACAGGAACTGCGTGGCGACGACCGTCGTCTCCACGCCCGGTTCGATGCCGGACACGTCGCCGGTGCCGACCCGCCAGCGTTCCGCGCCGGTGTCGGTCTCCAGCGCGATGGTCGGGTCGCCCTCGTCGGAGAGCGCGTCGTCGTTGCTCCCGACGAACAGCGCGCCGTCGGCGGTGCCGTGGAGTCCGAACGCCTCGTAGGAGATGTCGGGGGCGTAGGTCCACAACTCCTCGCCGGTTCCGGGGTCCAGCGCGTGGACGCGGTTCTCCTGGCCGTGCAGGCCGTCGAACGCGCCACTCACCGCGTAGAGCGTTCCGTCCGCGACGAGGAGACCGGTGCCGGACGCGAGCGACTTCACCGGGTTCGGGGCGTCGAAGCGCCACCTGACGCGCCCGTCGCTCTGGTCGAGGGCGACGAGGGAGCTCGCGTCGGTGCCGGCGTACAGCGTCCCGTCGTGGA
This genomic window from Salinirubrum litoreum contains:
- a CDS encoding PQQ-binding-like beta-propeller repeat protein translates to MPSHRTTRRTALRTLGVALGGAVAGCLSNDDSGTPTSSTDDDTPPTNTDDTSPTTDDDTDVSDPPADARWTADLPGRVGELRFHDGTLYAGTDASSLVALDQSDGRVRWRFDAPNPVKSLASGTGLLVADGTLYAVSGAFDGLHGQENRVHALDPGTGEELWTYAPDISYEAFGLHGTADGALFVGSNDDALSDEGDPTIALETDTGAERWRVGTGDVSGIEPGVETTVVATQFLFRGLATADGTERWSVSVEDAGLLSPRVAGETVYVGHNGGPLRAVALDSGTERWRLDGPVNSVLVDDSGAEAGVFLGGREVRHAGSDGTVRWTTDESLLLALLAGDRLLGFGESAVVSLSPEDGSVDWRATPGGEYTRPAAVAEGVVVTADGQSARLFGLDAASGETRWTFDPGVEQVTDPVVGDGAVFVAEASELGGESESGRVFARDLIG